TGCACGCGCGGCTACAGCGTGATGCTCGGCTACTGGAACAACCCCGAGGCCACCCGCCAGGCCATCGACGAGGCCGGCTGGATGCACACCGGTGACCTGGCCACCCTGGACGAGGAGGGCTACGTGAAGATCGTCGGCCGCATCAAGGATCTCATCATCCGCGGCGGCGAGAACGTCTACCCTCGCGAGGTGGAGGAGTTCCTCCATACCCATCCGGTCATCAGCGAGGCCCAGGTCATCGGCGTGCCCAGCGAGAAGTACGGCGAGGAGGTCATGGCCTGGGTGAAGCTCAAGCCGGGCGCCACCGTCACCCACGAGGAGCTCACCCGCTACTGCACGGGCCGCATCTCCACCTTCAAGATTCCCCGCTACTGGAAGCTCGTGGAGGAGTTCCCGATGACCGTGACGGGAAAGGTACAGAAATTCCGGATGCGAGAAGTTTCGGTGGTGGAGTTGGGGTTGGAAGCGGCCGCTTCCATCCGCACGGCGTGACGCGAGGGTCGGAATCTGCACTCTAATGCGGGCCGCCCCCCACGTGCCCAGGAGCCTTGCCGGTGCACCCTTCGTCCCCCTCTGATCCCGGAATGGAGCAACTCGTGGCGTTGGCCCATCCCACGGACACCTGCCGGGGCATGTTCTTCAACGGCCTGCTGGACGCCGCGCGCTCCCTGGGCGGCGAGCCGCTGCGGGCCCGATGCCTCGCGGCCGCGGGTGAGCGCAAGTTCGTGGACTTCTTCAGCTACCCCATCGCGGACTTCCTGCGGTCCGTCTTCCTCGCCGCGGAAGTGCTCGGCCCGACGCATGGGGGCACCGAGGCCGTCCTGCACCTGCTCGGGCGGCGCGCGACGACGGACTTCGCCCAGTCCACCGTGGGCAAGACGCTGCTCGCGCTTGCCGGCCACGACCCCGGGCGGGTGCTCGCCGCCATCCCCAATGGGTGCCGGGCGTCGCTGAGCTACGGCGAGCGCTCGTTGGAGATACTGGAAGAAGGGCACGCCCGGTTGCTGGCGCGCCGGGACTTCATGCCCCTGCAGTACAACGAGGGGATGATCACCGCCGCGATCGAGCTCTCCTCGGCCCGCGACATCCAGGTGCGCGGCGAGCGCCGGGGCGTGCTCGACGTCGATTACGAGGTGCGCTGGTCGTGAGGGGCCCGTTATGGGAAGCGCCCGCCTGGTCGCTCTCCGTGTCGAGACGTGTCGGGTGGGCGCCGGGGGGGGGCTGGGGAACCCCGGAATACCTCCGGTTCGCGACATAATCCGCGCCTTCCACCCGTTGCGAGGGGATGAGGCTCGAAGCAGACGGAGAAACGAGGACGCGATGGGTGTGAAGTTGCTGCTGGCGGGTTGGTACGGACAGGAAGACGCGCTCTCGGGTCCCGAGGCACCCCGTCCCTGGTTGCGGCGCGTGGAGGCCTGGCTGCGCGAGGCCGCGGGAGACGAGCTGGAAGGCACGCGGGTGGTGGAGAGCGCGCAGGGCCCCATCCTCCTGTCGAGGCTGCATCCGGCCGCGGACGACGTGGCCATCGTGGCCGCCGGACAGGGGCGGGTGGTGGTCTCGGCCAACACCTCCATGGTGGGGCCCGGCTATCACCGCTACCTGTGCGATCTGCTGCATGCCCTGGGCGACGCGCTCCAGGTGGACTGGGCGGACTCGGCCATCACCACCGCGGGGGTGGGAGACCCCACGGGTTACTTCCATACGGGGGACGCGAGCGGTATCGCCCCGCGCATGCTGGCCTGGCTCGGGGAGATGGCGGGCCGGGTGTTGGACTTCCGCAAGCAGGGCCACTCGGGGGCCATGTTGTCGCTGCGCGCCGGGCATGGTTTCGAGCACCCCGGGGCCGTGCTCACGCCCCTGGGGCCTCGTGACGAGGCATGGCTGCGGGCCGTCCGGGAGGATCCCTCGCGGGGCCAGGACATCTTCCCCTGGTGGGAGCCCGGCCGGAGCGCGGCGGAGAAGCTGGGCCGCGCGCTCAGCCGCATCTGGACGGAGATGGTGTGGCGTCCGCCCCTGCTCGAGGAGGAGCGCCAGCTCTTCCGCGACGTGGCCCGGTGGCTGGAGCAGGCGTGGCGGGAGGACCCGTCCCTGTCCTACCCCTGGCGCGAGTGGCAGCAGGTGCTGGGCTACCTGGGCGTGGGCGGGACGCTGGCCGAGGAGGTGTCCCGGCGCGCGTCGGCCGCTCCCTCGGGTCCGCTCATCGGCTACCGGCGCGGCTCGGTGCAGGTGACGCTGCCCCAGGGGTGGGAGATCCGCATCCCCGGCTCGCTGGCCGAGCAGCGTCTGGCGGACGGCAGTTGGGTGGCGAGGGATCACCGCCGCAGCGTGCGCTTCCTGCCGTTGCAGGACGTGGGGGGCATCGCCCCGGGGCCCGAGCAGGAGCTGCCCTATGAGTTCCAGCACCGGGGCGAGCGGGTGAAGGGCCGGGCCACGTTGCAGAGCGAATCGGGGGAGTATCGGCTCACGGCGCTGTGCGAGGCCGGGGCGCACCGGGCCCTGTGCGTCGTCAGCTTCGATGACCCCGAGGAGCAGGAGTGGGCGCTGGGCACCTGGCGCTCGTTGGATCACGCCGTCGCGGCGTGAGTCACGTCTCCGGGGGCACCGTGGCCAGCTCGGGGTACTTCGCCTCGGCGGGGAGCGGGCCCTCGTGCCGCTTGAGCTCGAGGGCGGCCTTCTGGAAGGCGCGCTCGCTGGCGGAGCGGGGGGGCCGTCTCATCGAGGGCTGGGGCGCGCTCGCGTGCGGCACCACGGTGGGGAAGGCCCGGAGCGTGGGGACGTCCGACAGGGCCTCGGCCACGCTGCGGATGCCCTGGGCGCGGCGGTGGTTGACCGAGGCCGAGTAGTCCTCGGGCCCCGCGCCGAATTTCTCGGCGAACAACTGCAAGAGCGAGGTGTGATCGAGCGGGCCGTGGAAGGCCCGGCCCGGCCGGACCCAGGGCGAGACGATCAGCCCGGGGACGCGGGGGCCCGTCGTGGTGAAGGGCTCGGTGTAGTGCGCTCCCGCGGCGATGGGCTGCTCGATGGGCAGGGGCGGCACGTGATCGAAGAAGCCGCCGTGCTCGTCATAGGTGATGATGAGCAGCGTGCGTGCCCACTGCTCGGGGTCGCGCGTGAGCGCCGTGTACAGCCGGTGCACGAGCAGCTCGCCCTGGCTGACGAGCGCGAGCGGGTGGTTGCAGTTGGCGGGCTCGTCCGTCCAGGCGATGTCGTAGTAGCGCGGCTCGATGAAGAGGACCTGGGGCGCGGAGTCCGGGGGCTCCTCGCGCAGGTCGCGCGCGAGCGAGTCGAAGGGGCGGTACTTCGAGCCCAGCAGCTCCGTGAAGCGTCCGAACAGCAGGAAGAAGGGCGGGCCGTCGTAGTAGACGCGCCAGCGCACGTGGTGGCGGTCCAACCAGTCGAAGACATGGTCCCGGTGGGGCAGCAGACGGGACTCGGTGCGATCGATGAGGGTGTCCCCCGTGAAGGCCATGCAGCGGTTGGGCTGGGTGTCCGCCGGCAGGGGGGTGAACCAGCGGTCGCAGACGCAGTACTCGCGGGCGAGGAAGGAGGACATCCACGCCCCCCGCGAGTCGAAGTAGCCCATGGGCGGCGAGTGCTGGGCCCGGTGCTGGGTATAGGTGACGTAGGCGTCGACGAAGCCGGACATGCGGAACCTGCCGCTCGTGCTCCGGGCCAGCTGCCGGGCCACGAGCTCCCGTTGATGGGGCGGATCCCGGATGACCGACGCCTCGTCCTCGATGAGGAAGGGGCGGTGGACGCGGTTCTCGAAGACGTTGGCGTAGCGCGGATTGACGTCCGGCTCGCGCAAGCCGTCCACGTCCGGGTGGAGGTTCTCCAGCGACAGATGCCCGAGCAGATGGTCGAACGACCGGTTCTCCAGCATCAGCAGGACGATTCTCTGGATTCCGTCGAGCGCGGCCATGGCGTCACCTCGGGCAGGAGAGTTGGAGCTGGAGCAGCAGCCGTCCGTCCACGGCTTCGAGCGCGTCCTCGCAGCGCTCGCCCTCGTCGAGCGGCAGTCGCAGCCGCCAGCGGCCCAGGGCGGGCTGGCCCTCGAAGGCGGAGGAGCGGGCGCCCTCGTCCAGGGTCGCGGAGGTCTCCGCCTTCTCCATCACGAGGGTGCGCGCGTTGAGGTTGCGCACCTCGCCGAGGGTCACCTGGGGGGACAGGTTGGCCTCCTCGAGGCTCAGCGTGGTTTCCAGCACCCGCTCTTCGGTGCGGCACGTGAAGGGGCTCGGCTGGCCACTGTCGACGACGCCGTACTCCACGGGGCGGGGAGGTGTGAGCACCTCGCTCTCGGTGAGCGCCGTCTTGGAGCCCCGTGAGACTTCCAAACGGAAGCGCGTGGACTCCTTCACCGGGAGTGTCTGGGTGCCCGAGCGCGCCTTGTCTCCCAGGCCGGAGAGCGCGGGGATGGCCTCGAGCCAGGCCGAGCCGTTCGTGTCCCAGCTCAGGGTCACCGCGTCTCCCGGGCAGACGATGGAGGGCGTGGCGGTGAAGCGCAGGATCTGCGGTTTGGGACAGCCAGCGAGTCCAGCCGCCAGTGAGACGACACCCATCGTCCATGCCCATCGCATGCGCGCACCTCTCTTGCTGAACCCGGAAGCTGGCTGACGGCTTCCTGGAGTCTTCCACGCCCAACGTCCGTGAAGACAGCCCTCGGGGCCCGAGGCGGCGTAGAGTGGACGGCACGATGCCGGATGCGTCCACGCTCGCCGAATGGGGATTGCCGGGGCTGTTCCTCGTGGCGGTGGTGGCCGGCTCGGTGCTTCCCGCTCCGTCCGAGGCGGTGCTGGCCGCCCTCATCTATGGAGGAGTGCGCCCGGGGTGGGCCGTGACGGTGGCCACCGCCGGCAACGTGCTCGGCGCGCTCACCGTCTATGCCCTGGGCCGCTGGGGGGCACGTGGCGAGGGCGGGGGCGTGGTGGGGCGATGGCTCCAGCGCCGGAGCGCCCGGGAGGGGGCCCGCCTGCTCCGGGCCCGCGAGCGCCTGGCCACCTGGGGAGCGCCCTGGCTCCTGCTCGCCTGGCTGCCCGTCGTGGGAGACGTCTTCGTGCTCGCCGCGGGCCTCGTGGGCGT
Above is a window of Cystobacter fuscus DNA encoding:
- a CDS encoding DUF2378 family protein encodes the protein MALAHPTDTCRGMFFNGLLDAARSLGGEPLRARCLAAAGERKFVDFFSYPIADFLRSVFLAAEVLGPTHGGTEAVLHLLGRRATTDFAQSTVGKTLLALAGHDPGRVLAAIPNGCRASLSYGERSLEILEEGHARLLARRDFMPLQYNEGMITAAIELSSARDIQVRGERRGVLDVDYEVRWS
- a CDS encoding phospholipase C, whose amino-acid sequence is MAALDGIQRIVLLMLENRSFDHLLGHLSLENLHPDVDGLREPDVNPRYANVFENRVHRPFLIEDEASVIRDPPHQRELVARQLARSTSGRFRMSGFVDAYVTYTQHRAQHSPPMGYFDSRGAWMSSFLAREYCVCDRWFTPLPADTQPNRCMAFTGDTLIDRTESRLLPHRDHVFDWLDRHHVRWRVYYDGPPFFLLFGRFTELLGSKYRPFDSLARDLREEPPDSAPQVLFIEPRYYDIAWTDEPANCNHPLALVSQGELLVHRLYTALTRDPEQWARTLLIITYDEHGGFFDHVPPLPIEQPIAAGAHYTEPFTTTGPRVPGLIVSPWVRPGRAFHGPLDHTSLLQLFAEKFGAGPEDYSASVNHRRAQGIRSVAEALSDVPTLRAFPTVVPHASAPQPSMRRPPRSASERAFQKAALELKRHEGPLPAEAKYPELATVPPET
- a CDS encoding YqaA family protein; this encodes MPDASTLAEWGLPGLFLVAVVAGSVLPAPSEAVLAALIYGGVRPGWAVTVATAGNVLGALTVYALGRWGARGEGGGVVGRWLQRRSAREGARLLRARERLATWGAPWLLLAWLPVVGDVFVLAAGLVGVRPGPFVAFVSLGKGLRYLGVALSVLAARHTGISQ